The proteins below come from a single Hyphomicrobium denitrificans ATCC 51888 genomic window:
- a CDS encoding thermonuclease family protein — protein sequence MNVLASVLSVKLSRTGLSAGAFFAALAVLLLVPAIAVAVTGPSATNDPAIITGQAQVVDGDTLDVGPTRVRLEGIDAPELAQTCRTASGESWDCGKVSAAFLRSLVQHKDLTCDRTGSDVYHRTLAVCIEDGIDINEAMVRAGMAWAFVKYARTYVDVEAEARARQAGVWQGPAEAPWDFRRAGWKVAEATAPGGCAIKGNISSHGHIYHMPWSPWYGRVKIDTARGERWFCSEAEALAAGWRPASPD from the coding sequence ATGAATGTTTTGGCGTCCGTCCTGTCCGTAAAACTCAGCCGCACCGGTCTCTCGGCCGGTGCGTTTTTCGCTGCGCTCGCGGTACTGCTTCTTGTGCCGGCGATTGCCGTCGCCGTGACCGGACCATCGGCCACCAACGATCCAGCGATCATCACCGGACAAGCCCAAGTCGTCGATGGCGATACGCTCGATGTCGGGCCGACGCGCGTCCGTCTCGAAGGCATCGACGCGCCGGAACTGGCGCAGACGTGCCGGACCGCGAGCGGCGAGAGCTGGGACTGCGGCAAGGTCTCGGCGGCGTTCCTTCGCTCTTTGGTCCAACACAAGGACCTGACCTGCGACCGAACCGGAAGCGATGTCTACCATCGAACGCTCGCGGTTTGCATCGAGGATGGCATTGACATCAACGAAGCAATGGTTCGCGCCGGCATGGCGTGGGCGTTCGTCAAATACGCGCGCACCTACGTGGACGTGGAAGCCGAAGCGCGCGCGCGACAGGCCGGAGTCTGGCAAGGCCCCGCCGAAGCGCCTTGGGACTTCCGACGCGCCGGATGGAAGGTCGCCGAAGCGACCGCGCCGGGCGGCTGCGCGATCAAGGGCAACATCTCATCGCACGGCCATATCTATCATATGCCCTGGAGCCCGTGGTACGGCCGCGTGAAGATCGACACCGCGCGCGGCGAGCGATGGTTCTGCTCGGAAGCCGAAGCGCTCGCCGCAGGCTGGCGTCCCGCGTCGCCCGACTGA
- a CDS encoding S-adenosylmethionine decarboxylase family protein: MDLTRSSTAQKEDHSRAEFNAEVQDSISSPIVDRSVHTAGTTIFIDLHGAKRLDDIKSAERATKRAVETLGLKLKSLHLDRVAGGGVSGVALLSSGHLSLQACSRTGFAAVDARGCAGVKPEVALLALADAFGAREAVIQRKRAQADLDVPALRVIAKAPRKTQRQRAQAKAA; encoded by the coding sequence ATGGACTTGACTCGTTCAAGCACCGCCCAAAAGGAAGATCACTCGCGCGCTGAGTTCAACGCGGAAGTGCAGGACTCGATTTCGAGTCCGATCGTCGATCGAAGCGTACACACTGCAGGGACTACGATCTTTATCGATCTCCACGGCGCCAAGCGCCTCGACGACATCAAGTCGGCCGAGCGTGCGACGAAGCGTGCCGTCGAGACCCTGGGCCTCAAGCTCAAGAGTCTCCACCTTGACCGCGTCGCCGGTGGCGGCGTGTCGGGTGTCGCGCTCCTGAGTTCCGGGCACCTCTCTCTGCAGGCATGCTCGCGGACGGGCTTTGCGGCCGTCGACGCGCGTGGATGTGCGGGCGTAAAGCCGGAAGTGGCTTTGCTCGCTCTCGCGGACGCCTTCGGGGCGCGCGAGGCCGTCATCCAGCGCAAGCGGGCGCAGGCAGACCTCGACGTGCCGGCATTGCGCGTTATCGCGAAAGCGCCGCGCAAGACCCAGCGTCAGCGGGCCCAGGCGAAGGCGGCTTAA
- a CDS encoding AsmA family protein, translated as MRAPLGSGPRRRPPPPPPRRRNGLLLGIVYFFLFVLLVGGAGVAYLAFNPPSDFIRQRIADEVRSRTGRELVMAGPASFTFYPAIGISLKDVSLSGPPGMDGKLAQMQALDVSINASALLSRRAEIQSLVLRNPTFDFRIDKDGRKNWQFASGPEPVRYAELQAQGTRADVAPFVMAAADAAPAAQSGIAIHDLKLDDVRIEGGTFRFTDERSGRTEQVHGVNAKLGLPSLSKPLTATGQFGWHDKLLNFDGSVSDVGNFKLQQAAHLKFKAKNDVLAASYDGSVTLDEGVALEGQVNAQSDSARALAQWFGTRLPPVSGFGPLSIQGTLKTSGNVTDFQNAQFGLDGAVAKGTIRVTTGGVRPFVEADLAISELDLNHYLTSAVTGVLATESAGEPDRAPASAPPANANSGGGAKQPDEIEKLLNAPAQNPGAKVYGAVQRAGWSSEKLNLTLLNVADGNIRASAGKIHFKNMTLGRSSVAIAVKDAAMRADFNDVELYQGRGKGSVTLDGSAGSANLAANVNLQGVSALPFLRDAANFEWLSGKANVALNLAANGQSQLQLVENLNGNAAFRFADGAVVGFNLPGALHGLANGDFSGLKKSPSEKTDFSALAASFTVANGVAQNQDLQLLSPLLRVSGAGTVHMPERTVDYTVKPKLVASLEGQDGNATETGIEVPVRISGSWDRPSYRPDLKGVLSDPGKAVDTIKELGKKYKGKSVNEIADDLLGKDDGDASGDKANTKKAAKNLLNKLFGKQQE; from the coding sequence GTGCGTGCGCCGCTCGGTTCCGGTCCGCGCCGGCGGCCGCCCCCTCCGCCGCCGCGTCGGCGCAACGGCCTCCTGCTCGGCATCGTCTATTTCTTCCTCTTCGTGCTTCTCGTTGGCGGCGCGGGCGTCGCCTATCTCGCGTTCAATCCGCCGAGTGACTTCATCCGGCAGCGGATCGCCGACGAAGTTCGCTCGCGCACCGGGCGCGAACTCGTAATGGCCGGACCGGCGTCTTTCACGTTCTATCCGGCGATCGGCATCTCGCTCAAAGACGTGTCGCTGTCGGGACCGCCGGGCATGGACGGCAAGCTCGCGCAGATGCAGGCGCTGGACGTCAGCATCAACGCGTCGGCGCTGCTGTCCCGTCGCGCAGAAATTCAGTCGCTCGTGCTCAGGAACCCGACGTTCGATTTCCGCATCGACAAGGACGGACGCAAGAACTGGCAATTTGCGTCAGGCCCGGAGCCGGTGCGGTATGCCGAGCTTCAGGCACAAGGCACGCGCGCCGACGTCGCGCCGTTCGTGATGGCTGCCGCGGACGCTGCACCCGCTGCGCAGAGCGGCATCGCAATTCATGATTTGAAGCTCGATGACGTGAGGATCGAAGGCGGCACGTTCCGCTTCACTGACGAACGCAGCGGCAGAACCGAGCAGGTGCATGGCGTCAACGCGAAGCTCGGACTTCCCTCACTCAGCAAGCCGTTGACGGCGACGGGCCAGTTCGGCTGGCACGATAAGCTGCTCAATTTCGACGGCTCCGTTTCCGACGTCGGCAATTTCAAGCTGCAGCAAGCGGCTCATCTCAAGTTCAAAGCGAAGAACGATGTGCTGGCGGCATCCTACGACGGTAGCGTGACGCTCGACGAAGGCGTCGCGCTCGAAGGTCAGGTCAACGCGCAATCAGACTCCGCACGCGCGCTCGCGCAATGGTTCGGCACGCGGCTGCCTCCGGTTTCCGGGTTCGGGCCGCTGTCGATCCAGGGCACGTTGAAAACGAGCGGCAATGTCACCGATTTCCAGAATGCGCAGTTCGGGCTCGACGGCGCGGTCGCAAAGGGAACGATCCGGGTCACGACAGGCGGCGTCCGGCCGTTCGTCGAGGCGGATCTCGCGATCTCCGAACTCGATCTCAACCATTATCTCACAAGCGCCGTTACCGGCGTGCTCGCGACGGAAAGTGCGGGCGAACCGGATCGCGCGCCCGCATCAGCGCCTCCGGCCAACGCAAACTCGGGTGGCGGTGCAAAGCAGCCAGACGAGATTGAGAAGCTTCTGAACGCGCCCGCCCAAAATCCGGGAGCGAAAGTTTACGGCGCCGTCCAGCGCGCCGGGTGGTCGAGCGAAAAGCTCAATCTGACGCTGCTCAACGTCGCCGACGGCAACATTCGCGCGAGCGCCGGGAAAATCCATTTCAAGAACATGACGCTCGGGCGTTCGTCGGTGGCGATCGCCGTGAAGGACGCCGCGATGCGAGCCGACTTCAACGATGTCGAGTTGTATCAGGGGCGCGGCAAAGGCAGCGTGACGCTCGACGGTTCGGCGGGCTCGGCCAATCTCGCCGCGAACGTCAACCTGCAAGGCGTGTCGGCGCTGCCCTTCCTGAGGGATGCTGCGAATTTCGAATGGCTATCCGGCAAGGCCAACGTGGCGCTGAACCTCGCCGCGAACGGGCAGAGCCAGCTGCAGCTCGTCGAAAACCTGAACGGCAACGCCGCGTTCCGGTTCGCCGATGGCGCGGTCGTCGGCTTCAATCTGCCGGGCGCGCTGCACGGCCTCGCGAACGGCGATTTCTCGGGGCTGAAGAAGTCGCCGTCGGAGAAGACCGACTTCAGCGCGCTCGCCGCCTCCTTCACCGTCGCGAACGGCGTGGCGCAGAATCAGGATTTGCAGCTTCTGAGCCCGCTGCTGCGCGTTTCCGGCGCGGGGACCGTCCACATGCCGGAGCGGACGGTCGACTACACCGTTAAGCCCAAGCTCGTGGCGTCTCTCGAAGGCCAGGACGGCAACGCCACGGAGACCGGGATCGAAGTGCCGGTGAGAATCTCGGGCTCCTGGGATCGGCCGAGCTACCGGCCCGATCTCAAGGGCGTGCTTTCCGATCCAGGCAAGGCGGTCGACACGATCAAGGAGCTTGGCAAGAAGTACAAAGGCAAAAGCGTCAACGAGATCGCCGACGATCTGCTCGGCAAGGACGATGGCGACGCTTCCGGCGACAAAGCCAACACGAAGAAGGCGGCAAAGAATTTGCTGAATAAGCTTTTCGGCAAACAGCAGGAGTAA
- a CDS encoding ABC transporter permease, translating into MDQKTESSPIESTAPVATTRWQRFKRRFHLSPVNRRRLARFKAHKLGYRSFLLFAGLFLVSLFAEFIANDRPLMVSYKGEILFPVLVDYPEEKFGGFLAVTDYRTPDIANEIKANGWMIWPPIRYSYDTINKDYPGRIGTGGICLGYPSPPPWSSSMKLCDAPADQLARFHELGNTNWLGLDSQGRDVVARVIYGFRISVLFGLILTIVSSAFGIIAGAVQGYFGGKVDLIFQRLLEIWNSIPELFVLLILSSLFIPGFWTLLGILMIFSWTSLVGLVRAEFLRGRNLEYVRAARALGLSDWQIIFKHLLPNATVATLTFLPFKLSGGIAALTALDFLGLGMPPGSPSLGELLLEGKKHLEAPWLGISGFVAVSIILSLAIFMGEAVRDALDPRKTFRMQGKD; encoded by the coding sequence ATGGACCAGAAAACCGAAAGCTCTCCGATCGAAAGCACCGCGCCCGTCGCAACAACGCGCTGGCAGCGGTTCAAGCGGCGGTTTCATCTGTCGCCCGTCAACCGCCGCAGGCTCGCGCGCTTCAAGGCGCACAAGCTCGGCTATCGCTCGTTCCTGCTTTTCGCAGGACTGTTCCTGGTTTCGCTGTTCGCGGAATTCATCGCCAACGACCGGCCGCTGATGGTCAGCTACAAGGGCGAAATCCTGTTTCCCGTTCTCGTCGACTATCCGGAAGAGAAGTTCGGCGGGTTCCTCGCTGTCACGGACTACAGAACTCCTGACATCGCCAACGAGATCAAAGCCAACGGCTGGATGATCTGGCCGCCGATCCGGTATTCCTACGACACGATCAACAAGGATTATCCGGGCCGCATCGGCACGGGCGGCATTTGTCTCGGATATCCGTCGCCGCCGCCGTGGTCGTCGTCGATGAAGCTCTGCGATGCGCCAGCGGATCAATTGGCGCGCTTCCATGAGCTTGGGAATACCAACTGGCTCGGGCTCGACAGCCAGGGACGCGACGTCGTCGCGCGCGTCATTTACGGATTCCGGATCTCGGTTCTGTTCGGACTTATCCTGACCATCGTCTCCTCGGCGTTCGGCATCATCGCAGGCGCGGTGCAAGGATACTTCGGCGGCAAGGTCGACCTCATCTTTCAGCGACTGCTCGAAATCTGGAACTCGATCCCAGAGCTGTTCGTGTTGCTGATCCTGTCGTCGCTGTTCATTCCAGGTTTCTGGACGCTGCTCGGCATCCTGATGATCTTCAGCTGGACGTCGCTCGTCGGGCTCGTGCGCGCGGAATTCCTGCGGGGCCGCAATCTCGAATACGTGCGCGCGGCGCGGGCGCTCGGGCTTTCGGACTGGCAGATCATTTTCAAGCATCTGTTGCCGAACGCGACCGTCGCGACGCTGACGTTCCTTCCGTTCAAACTGTCGGGTGGCATCGCGGCGCTGACGGCGCTCGACTTCCTCGGTCTCGGCATGCCGCCAGGATCGCCGTCGCTGGGTGAGCTGCTGCTCGAAGGCAAAAAGCATCTCGAAGCGCCGTGGCTCGGCATTTCAGGCTTCGTCGCGGTATCGATCATTCTCTCGCTCGCGATCTTCATGGGTGAAGCCGTGCGCGACGCGCTCGACCCGCGCAAGACGTTCCGGATGCAGGGGAAAGATTAA
- a CDS encoding SDR family oxidoreductase translates to MQDEPMRRVVLIGATGFFGRRLAERLATIPQIALVVTSRDEARARQAAEAILVAHASASVAFLAFVRNDPASLERLRALSPWLVIDASGPFQSADYSLARAVLSMDAHWIDLADARDYLIGFEAALDEPARRRGLVARAGASSTPALSDAVVASLTRGWRRIDTVDIAITPGGAGDVGEAVIGAILSYAGSPVAIFAEGQRAATSGWGSVRRSRIDGLGVRYLSPVETADADLLPARFAITSRVAFYAGLESRVEQFGLLCLAKLRQIGVAGDLRRLAPLLRSARKLTSVTASDRGGMTVHCAGLDGDGRQICAQWKLIAEQGAGPNVPILPALALVRALLKGEVASGAAPAVGILSLDAIEAEMPAPSLRTSRSSSVNDQGSSLFAEACGADAYRALPRPLRAFHDNDGVPVWAGKADIDVSRNLLARCVRFAFGFPAAGRDVPITVSVDRRAGQETWTRNFAGQRFASRLTHESGNVVSERFGPFKILLAIKAVGERIEMPVIGWRLGPIALPRALAPKSNTREFVDERGRFRFDVAIGLPLIGQLAHYRGWLEPKILSARNFQDSEVAAAKL, encoded by the coding sequence ATGCAAGACGAGCCGATGCGTCGCGTCGTTCTGATCGGCGCGACCGGCTTTTTCGGACGGCGGCTGGCTGAGCGGCTGGCGACCATTCCGCAGATCGCACTTGTCGTGACGTCCCGTGATGAGGCGCGGGCGCGACAAGCGGCCGAAGCGATCCTGGTGGCGCACGCATCAGCGTCCGTGGCGTTTCTTGCGTTCGTGCGTAATGATCCTGCGAGCCTTGAGCGATTGCGGGCTCTCTCGCCGTGGCTCGTCATCGATGCGTCGGGACCATTCCAATCGGCGGATTACAGTCTGGCGCGCGCCGTTCTCAGCATGGACGCACACTGGATCGATCTTGCCGATGCGCGCGATTATCTTATCGGATTTGAAGCGGCGCTCGACGAGCCAGCGCGCCGTCGCGGATTGGTGGCGCGGGCCGGTGCGAGTTCGACGCCGGCGCTCTCGGATGCCGTGGTCGCGAGTTTGACGCGCGGCTGGCGGCGCATCGATACCGTCGATATTGCCATCACACCGGGCGGCGCAGGCGACGTCGGCGAGGCGGTGATCGGCGCGATCTTGAGTTATGCCGGATCGCCGGTTGCGATTTTCGCGGAAGGCCAGCGCGCCGCGACGTCCGGATGGGGCAGCGTGCGGCGCTCTCGCATTGACGGGCTCGGAGTTCGCTATCTGTCGCCGGTCGAGACGGCTGACGCGGATCTGCTTCCGGCGCGGTTCGCGATCACGTCGCGGGTGGCGTTTTATGCCGGACTTGAATCGCGCGTCGAGCAGTTCGGGCTGCTCTGCCTTGCGAAGCTTCGCCAGATCGGCGTCGCCGGAGATTTGCGGCGGCTTGCGCCGCTTCTCCGATCCGCACGGAAGCTGACGAGCGTGACGGCTTCTGATCGCGGCGGCATGACGGTCCATTGCGCGGGCCTCGATGGCGACGGCCGCCAGATTTGCGCGCAGTGGAAGCTGATTGCTGAACAAGGCGCGGGGCCGAACGTGCCGATATTGCCCGCTTTAGCGTTGGTTCGCGCCCTTCTCAAAGGTGAGGTTGCCAGCGGCGCCGCTCCCGCAGTTGGGATTCTCTCGTTGGATGCAATCGAAGCGGAAATGCCGGCACCGTCGCTGCGCACATCGCGTTCGAGTAGCGTCAACGATCAAGGTTCGAGTTTATTCGCCGAAGCATGCGGAGCGGACGCTTATCGCGCGCTACCGCGTCCGTTGCGTGCCTTCCACGACAACGACGGCGTTCCGGTCTGGGCCGGGAAAGCCGACATCGATGTTTCGCGCAATCTCCTGGCGAGATGCGTCCGGTTCGCGTTCGGGTTTCCTGCCGCCGGGCGTGACGTTCCGATCACCGTCAGCGTCGACCGGCGCGCGGGGCAAGAGACTTGGACGCGAAACTTCGCGGGGCAGCGTTTCGCATCGCGCCTGACGCACGAAAGCGGCAACGTCGTCTCGGAGCGCTTTGGGCCGTTCAAGATTTTGCTCGCAATCAAAGCAGTCGGCGAGCGGATCGAAATGCCGGTCATCGGGTGGCGTCTCGGTCCGATCGCGCTTCCGCGCGCTCTCGCGCCGAAATCGAACACGCGCGAATTCGTCGACGAGCGCGGTCGCTTCCGGTTCGACGTCGCGATTGGCTTGCCGCTCATCGGTCAGCTTGCGCATTATCGCGGCTGGCTCGAGCCCAAAATCTTATCGGCGCGAAACTTCCAGGATAGCGAAGTTGCAGCCGCCAAACTGTGA
- a CDS encoding OmpA family protein, translating to MISHRKAAVAAASLLSAFVMVPTVSFAEPPQGDAATEQDKKHRGREGGERRAPREEGRGGGAGMQGKEQRENRRGGDRQGQVPREERRGGGQQEMKPQGQFGQPQRPQRNQGFDNAQQPNKPALAPGRNEDGNKPSFTKQPRIQEAPPVNNAAPKETAPPPPNTFSKDRGPDRFNPDRGSRDNKRIGDRNPDSRGRPDAGPGAAPNTVSPTGNQPGFRPGDRPRPSVGGFGAAADRARNLPRPPSAADARVRFDNLRKQRTEKTLSGGGVEIKEPGNRTIFKQNNRFVIQHDETERLRRVAPNARFEKGRSGTNIAVIDRPGNVKIYSETDANGRLLRRYRRGPDGRDVIIIDNRHRDRRGVRGRDIAAGVGIGIGVVAGAAILNSMLDVPPPRVRIPRDQYIVEYEGASDEAVYDALSAPPVDEFSDRYTLDEIRATATLRDRMRRIDLDDINFEFGSWEVDPGEYRKLERVARAMKRVISRNPNEVFMIEGYTDAVGSQEDNLSLSDRRAESVAEVLTEEFQVPFENLVTQGYGEDYLKVPTQAAERLNRRVAVRRITPLLARGDEPPGRAVPPPRRDDERYDQGPDDRGGPGPGGPDRY from the coding sequence ATGATTTCGCACCGAAAGGCGGCTGTTGCAGCGGCTTCCCTCCTGTCGGCCTTCGTCATGGTGCCGACGGTATCCTTCGCGGAACCGCCGCAAGGCGACGCAGCAACGGAGCAGGACAAAAAGCATCGCGGACGCGAGGGCGGCGAACGGCGCGCGCCGCGCGAGGAAGGCCGTGGTGGCGGCGCGGGCATGCAAGGCAAAGAGCAGCGCGAGAACCGGCGCGGCGGCGACCGCCAGGGGCAAGTGCCGCGTGAGGAGCGACGTGGCGGCGGCCAGCAGGAGATGAAGCCGCAAGGTCAGTTCGGGCAGCCGCAACGGCCACAGCGCAATCAGGGCTTCGACAACGCTCAGCAGCCAAACAAGCCGGCGCTTGCGCCAGGTAGAAACGAAGATGGCAACAAGCCTTCGTTTACGAAACAGCCGCGCATTCAAGAAGCTCCGCCCGTCAACAACGCCGCTCCGAAAGAAACGGCGCCTCCCCCTCCGAACACGTTCTCCAAGGACCGCGGACCGGATCGTTTCAATCCTGATCGCGGCTCGCGGGATAACAAGCGGATCGGCGATCGGAATCCCGACTCTCGAGGCAGGCCCGATGCTGGCCCAGGCGCGGCTCCGAACACGGTTTCGCCAACCGGCAATCAACCGGGCTTCAGGCCGGGCGATCGACCGAGGCCATCGGTCGGCGGCTTCGGCGCAGCCGCGGATCGCGCCAGAAATCTTCCACGGCCGCCGTCAGCCGCTGACGCGCGCGTGCGTTTCGACAACCTGCGCAAGCAGCGGACCGAGAAAACTCTTTCGGGCGGCGGCGTCGAGATCAAGGAACCCGGCAACCGGACGATCTTCAAGCAGAACAATCGTTTCGTCATTCAGCATGACGAGACCGAACGTCTGCGTCGCGTTGCTCCAAATGCGCGTTTCGAGAAGGGCCGCAGCGGCACGAACATCGCCGTCATCGACCGGCCGGGCAACGTCAAGATCTATTCCGAGACGGATGCGAACGGACGTCTGCTCCGGCGCTACCGGCGCGGGCCTGACGGTCGCGATGTGATCATCATCGACAACCGGCACCGCGATCGCCGCGGCGTCAGAGGCCGTGATATCGCGGCGGGCGTCGGGATTGGCATCGGCGTGGTGGCTGGCGCAGCCATCCTCAACTCCATGCTCGATGTGCCGCCACCGCGCGTTCGTATCCCGCGCGACCAGTACATCGTCGAGTACGAAGGCGCGAGCGACGAGGCCGTCTATGACGCTCTGAGCGCGCCGCCGGTGGACGAGTTCAGCGATCGCTATACGCTGGACGAAATCCGCGCCACGGCGACGCTGCGCGATCGCATGCGCCGCATCGACCTCGATGACATCAACTTCGAGTTCGGCTCGTGGGAGGTCGATCCGGGCGAGTATCGCAAGCTCGAACGTGTCGCCCGTGCGATGAAGCGCGTGATTTCCCGCAACCCGAACGAGGTCTTCATGATCGAAGGCTACACTGATGCGGTCGGGTCGCAGGAAGACAATCTCTCGCTTTCAGACCGGCGCGCGGAATCGGTAGCGGAAGTTCTGACCGAAGAGTTCCAGGTGCCGTTCGAGAACCTCGTCACTCAGGGTTACGGCGAGGACTATCTCAAGGTACCGACGCAGGCTGCGGAACGTCTGAACCGGCGCGTTGCAGTTCGGCGCATCACGCCGCTGCTGGCACGCGGAGATGAGCCGCCAGGCCGGGCCGTGCCGCCGCCGCGCCGCGACGACGAGCGCTATGACCAGGGGCCCGACGACCGCGGCGGACCAGGCCCCGGCGGGCCGGACAGATACTGA
- a CDS encoding ABC transporter ATP-binding protein: protein MADTAPLVDVRNLSVAFGDGAEATRVVKDVSFHIDKREIVALVGESGSGKTVSAMSILQLLPTSASYPTGEILFEGKDILKANEAQLRSIRGKRISIIFQEPMTTLNPLHTIEVQVGEIIKLHQKLSDSDTRARVVELLTKVGIRDPEKRLSAYPHQLSGGQRQRVMIAIALANQPDLLIADEPTTALDVTIQAQILELLKALQKEMGMAMLLITHDLGIVRRMAERVYVMKSGEIVETGNTEDVFTAPKHSYTRHLIEAEPKGEPPAVDTSRPVVVETDNLKVWFPIKRGLLQRTVDYVKAVDGLSVKLRAGETLGVVGESGSGKTTLGLALLRLLSSEGAIAYVGKRIDGLTNKQMRPLRKEMQIVFQDPYGSLSPRLTIGQIIEEGLLIQNPELDEDGRNERVATALQEVGLDPATRDRYPHEFSGGQRQRIAIARAMVLKPKFVMLDEPTSALDMSVQAQIVDLLRDLQKKRDLAYLFISHDLKVVRALCNYVIVMKNGKVVEEGPSREIFDHPKDDYTKALLAAAFDIKVTHRAALAT from the coding sequence ATGGCCGACACCGCCCCGCTCGTGGACGTGCGCAATCTCTCCGTTGCTTTCGGCGACGGCGCGGAGGCGACGCGCGTCGTCAAGGACGTTTCGTTTCATATCGACAAGCGCGAGATCGTCGCGCTCGTCGGCGAGTCGGGATCGGGCAAAACCGTTTCCGCGATGTCGATCCTGCAGCTTCTTCCGACATCCGCCTCGTATCCGACGGGAGAGATCCTGTTCGAGGGCAAGGACATTCTGAAAGCCAACGAAGCGCAGCTTCGCAGCATCCGCGGCAAGCGCATTTCGATCATCTTCCAAGAGCCGATGACGACGCTCAATCCGCTGCACACCATCGAGGTGCAGGTGGGCGAGATCATCAAGCTGCACCAGAAACTTTCCGACAGCGATACCAGGGCGCGCGTCGTCGAGCTTCTGACCAAGGTCGGCATTCGCGATCCGGAAAAGCGGCTGTCCGCCTATCCGCATCAGCTTTCCGGTGGCCAGCGACAGCGCGTGATGATCGCGATCGCGCTCGCCAATCAACCCGATCTGCTGATCGCGGACGAACCGACGACGGCGCTCGACGTCACGATCCAGGCGCAGATCCTCGAACTGCTCAAAGCGCTGCAAAAAGAGATGGGCATGGCAATGCTGCTCATCACGCACGACCTCGGAATCGTGCGGCGCATGGCCGAGCGCGTGTACGTCATGAAGAGCGGCGAGATCGTCGAGACTGGAAATACCGAAGACGTGTTCACCGCGCCGAAGCATTCCTATACGCGGCATCTGATCGAAGCGGAGCCCAAGGGCGAGCCGCCAGCGGTCGATACGTCCCGCCCTGTCGTCGTCGAGACGGATAATCTCAAGGTCTGGTTTCCGATCAAGCGCGGCTTGCTGCAGCGGACGGTCGATTACGTGAAAGCCGTCGATGGCCTTTCGGTGAAGTTGCGCGCGGGCGAGACGCTCGGCGTCGTCGGCGAGTCCGGCTCCGGCAAGACGACGCTCGGGCTGGCGCTGTTGCGGCTGCTCTCGTCCGAGGGCGCGATCGCCTACGTCGGCAAACGCATCGACGGCCTCACCAACAAACAGATGCGGCCGCTGCGCAAGGAAATGCAGATCGTTTTCCAGGACCCTTACGGGTCGCTGTCGCCGCGTCTGACGATCGGGCAGATCATCGAGGAAGGGCTTCTCATTCAGAATCCCGAACTCGACGAGGACGGCCGCAATGAGCGCGTCGCGACGGCGCTGCAGGAAGTCGGACTCGATCCCGCCACGCGCGATCGCTATCCGCACGAATTCTCGGGCGGGCAACGGCAGCGCATCGCCATCGCGCGCGCGATGGTGCTGAAGCCGAAGTTCGTCATGCTGGACGAACCGACGAGTGCGCTCGACATGAGCGTGCAGGCGCAGATCGTCGATCTCCTGCGCGACCTGCAGAAGAAGCGCGATCTTGCGTATCTCTTCATCAGCCACGACCTCAAAGTGGTCAGGGCCTTGTGCAACTACGTCATCGTGATGAAAAACGGCAAAGTCGTCGAGGAAGGTCCGTCGCGGGAGATCTTCGATCATCCGAAAGACGATTATACGAAGGCGCTGCTCGCGGCCGCGTTCGACATCAAGGTCACGCATCGGGCGGCGCTCGCGACTTAG
- a CDS encoding pentapeptide repeat-containing protein, protein MILCCAVPAAVRAADMTARQVTALLFATPSGQTPNLSNKDLSDLDLSGLNFKKAKLDGVNFYGADLTGADLSGASLKAARLDRATLIGTDLSRADLSGASILRPNVFVDMATPRAPILSFRNARLVAAHLNGRFDSVDFSDADLTSATFGPRDPREEVLITPMASLAAANFSRANLTEANLSMNSLEHANFRDANLARANLRGARLGGANFSGATLDGADLTGTATVGANLSEARGLQSAIGLSATR, encoded by the coding sequence ATGATCCTCTGCTGCGCGGTTCCGGCTGCTGTGCGCGCCGCCGATATGACCGCGCGACAGGTCACGGCCCTTCTGTTTGCCACACCCTCGGGCCAAACGCCCAATCTCTCGAACAAGGATCTTTCAGACCTCGATCTGAGCGGCCTCAATTTCAAAAAAGCCAAGCTCGACGGCGTCAATTTCTATGGTGCGGATCTGACGGGAGCCGATCTCTCCGGCGCGAGTCTCAAAGCCGCGCGCCTCGATCGCGCCACGCTGATCGGAACGGATCTATCGCGCGCCGACCTCTCGGGCGCCAGTATTCTAAGGCCGAATGTCTTTGTCGATATGGCGACGCCTCGCGCGCCGATCCTGTCGTTCCGAAACGCACGCCTGGTTGCCGCGCATCTGAACGGCCGGTTCGATTCCGTCGATTTCAGCGACGCTGATCTGACGTCGGCGACCTTCGGCCCACGCGATCCGCGCGAAGAGGTTTTGATCACGCCGATGGCGAGCCTCGCGGCGGCGAACTTCAGCCGCGCCAATCTGACGGAAGCCAATCTCAGCATGAACAGTCTCGAGCACGCAAATTTCCGCGACGCCAATCTGGCGCGAGCCAATTTGCGAGGCGCGCGGCTTGGCGGCGCGAATTTCTCTGGCGCGACACTCGACGGCGCCGATCTGACCGGCACGGCCACCGTCGGCGCCAACCTTTCCGAAGCTCGCGGCCTGCAATCGGCAATCGGCCTATCTGCAACCCGGTAA